One genomic window of Syngnathus acus chromosome 11, fSynAcu1.2, whole genome shotgun sequence includes the following:
- the clk2a gene encoding dual specificity protein kinase CLK2 isoform X2, translating into MQCIDHRRGASSVALKIIKNVEKYKEAARLEINVLEKINEKDPENQFLCVQMYDWFDYHGHMCISFELLALSTFDFLKENNYLPYSIGQVRHMAYQVCLAVKFLHDNKLTHTDLKPENILFVNSDFTMSYNVEKKRDERTVKSTAVRVVDFGSATFDHEHHSTIVSTRHYRAPEVILEMGWSHPCDVWSIGCILFEYYLGFTLFQTHDNREHLAMMERILGPVPSRMIRKTRKQKYFYRGRLDWDESSSAGKYVRENCKPLRRYLLSEAEEHHQLFDLIESMLEYEPSKRLLLADSLKHPFFDFGGSSEAAAGSKSWEANRDISR; encoded by the exons ATGCAGTGCATTGACCATCGCAG gGGTGCATCCAGCGTGGCTTTAAAAATTATCAAGAATGTGGAGAAGTACAAAGAAGCAGCTCGCCTGGAGATCAATGTGCTTGAGAAGATCAACGAGAAGGATCCAGAAAACCAATT CCTGTGCGTGCAGATGTACGACTGGTTCGACTACCACGGTCACATGTGTATCTCCTTTGAGCTGCTTGCTCTCAGCACCTTCGATTTCCTCAAAGAGAACAACTACCTGCCCTACTCCATCGGTCAAGTCCGACATATGGCCTACCAAGTCTGTCTGGCTGTGAAGT TTCTCCATGACAATAAGTTGACACACACTGACCTAAAGCCTGAAAACATCCTATTTGTCAACTCGGATTTTACCATGTCCTATAATGTGGAGAAG AAACGAGACGAAAGGACGGTTAAGAGCACGGCCGTACGCGTGGTGGACTTTGGCAGCGCCACTTTCGACCATGAGCATCACAGCACCATTGTGTCCACCAGGCATTACCGAGCCCCCGAGGTCATTTTAG AAATGGGATGGAGCCATCCTTGTGACGTGTGGAGTATCGGCTGTATCCTCTTTGAATACTACCTGGGCTTCACCTTGTTTCAG ACTCATGACAACAGGGAGCATTTGGCCATGATGGAGAGAATCCTTGGACCCGTGCCATCCAGAATGATCCGCAAGACCAG AAAGCAAAAGTACTTCTATCGAGGCCGTCTGGACTGGGATGAGAGCTCCTCAGCGGGGAAATACGTCCGGGAAAACTGCAAGCCTCTGAGG AGATACTTGCTGTCAGAGGCGGAGGAGCACCACCAGTTGTTTGACCTCATCGAAAGCATGCTGGAGTACGAGCCCTCCAAGAGACTGCTCCTCGCCGACTCGCTCAAGCACCCCTTCTTTGATTTTGGGGGGAGCAGCGAGGCGGCGGCCGGCAGTAAGAGCTGGGAAGCAAACCGAGACATCAGCCGGTGA
- the clk2a gene encoding dual specificity protein kinase CLK2 isoform X1 — MPYTRRYTSSERDSRSSYNDRYREKEKDRWRRHRHRRSPTYSSSSDRDRDRHRRGRGQRHDASYVRSRSRSFDNRSAEQRAFDRRYYEGYRRLDPSRDQDRDHDREREPHGAAESYYPRDFSPSMYDYRRGREKERERDDSYRRKGSRRKHKRRRRRTRSYSPSSSRSNSRTRALSVRDDEEGHLICRSGDVLQERYEIVSTLGEGTFGRVMQCIDHRRGASSVALKIIKNVEKYKEAARLEINVLEKINEKDPENQFLCVQMYDWFDYHGHMCISFELLALSTFDFLKENNYLPYSIGQVRHMAYQVCLAVKFLHDNKLTHTDLKPENILFVNSDFTMSYNVEKKRDERTVKSTAVRVVDFGSATFDHEHHSTIVSTRHYRAPEVILEMGWSHPCDVWSIGCILFEYYLGFTLFQTHDNREHLAMMERILGPVPSRMIRKTRKQKYFYRGRLDWDESSSAGKYVRENCKPLRRYLLSEAEEHHQLFDLIESMLEYEPSKRLLLADSLKHPFFDFGGSSEAAAGSKSWEANRDISR; from the exons ATGCCTTACACCAGAAGGTACACGTCCTCTGAGAGAGACAGTCGCAGCAGCTACAATGATCGCtacagagagaaagaaaaggatAGATGGCGTCGACACCGACACAGAAGATCGCCCACATACTCTTCGAGCAGTGACAGAGACAGGGATCGCCACCGAAGGGGACGAGGACAGAGACACGATGCGAGTTACGTACGCTCAAGGag TCGAAGCTTTGACAATCGCTCAGCAGAGCAACGAGCATTTGACAGAAGATACTACGAGGGATACAGGCGACTGGATCCGAGCCGAGATCAAGATCGCGACCATGACAGAGAAAGGGAGCCGCACGGAGCAGCTGAAAGTTACTATCCACGCGACTTCTCCCCAAGCATGTACGACTACCGACGGGGTCGAGAAAAGGAACGGGAGCGGGATGATTCGTACAGACGAAAAGGCAGCAGGCGTAAGCACAAACGAAGGCGGCGTAGAACCAGGTCCTATAGCCCATCGTCTTCG CGGAGCAACAGCCGGACGCGGGCACTGAGTGTGAGGGACGACGAGGAAGGGCACCTGATCTGTCGGAGTGGGGACGTCCTACAAGAGAGAT ATGAGATTGTCAGTACTTTGGGGGAAGGCACTTTTGGGAGGGTGATGCAGTGCATTGACCATCGCAG gGGTGCATCCAGCGTGGCTTTAAAAATTATCAAGAATGTGGAGAAGTACAAAGAAGCAGCTCGCCTGGAGATCAATGTGCTTGAGAAGATCAACGAGAAGGATCCAGAAAACCAATT CCTGTGCGTGCAGATGTACGACTGGTTCGACTACCACGGTCACATGTGTATCTCCTTTGAGCTGCTTGCTCTCAGCACCTTCGATTTCCTCAAAGAGAACAACTACCTGCCCTACTCCATCGGTCAAGTCCGACATATGGCCTACCAAGTCTGTCTGGCTGTGAAGT TTCTCCATGACAATAAGTTGACACACACTGACCTAAAGCCTGAAAACATCCTATTTGTCAACTCGGATTTTACCATGTCCTATAATGTGGAGAAG AAACGAGACGAAAGGACGGTTAAGAGCACGGCCGTACGCGTGGTGGACTTTGGCAGCGCCACTTTCGACCATGAGCATCACAGCACCATTGTGTCCACCAGGCATTACCGAGCCCCCGAGGTCATTTTAG AAATGGGATGGAGCCATCCTTGTGACGTGTGGAGTATCGGCTGTATCCTCTTTGAATACTACCTGGGCTTCACCTTGTTTCAG ACTCATGACAACAGGGAGCATTTGGCCATGATGGAGAGAATCCTTGGACCCGTGCCATCCAGAATGATCCGCAAGACCAG AAAGCAAAAGTACTTCTATCGAGGCCGTCTGGACTGGGATGAGAGCTCCTCAGCGGGGAAATACGTCCGGGAAAACTGCAAGCCTCTGAGG AGATACTTGCTGTCAGAGGCGGAGGAGCACCACCAGTTGTTTGACCTCATCGAAAGCATGCTGGAGTACGAGCCCTCCAAGAGACTGCTCCTCGCCGACTCGCTCAAGCACCCCTTCTTTGATTTTGGGGGGAGCAGCGAGGCGGCGGCCGGCAGTAAGAGCTGGGAAGCAAACCGAGACATCAGCCGGTGA